ATGGGAAAAGACGGATAAATTTAACTTTGGTATTGAAACCCAGTTCTTTAACCAACGTCTGACGCTTGATTTTGATTATTATTATGAAAAGACCATCGATTTGATTAACGATGTAACTTTATCGCAGACTTCCGGCTTTTCTACCTATAAGAATAACATGGGTGAGGTGGAAAACAAAGGTTTTGAAATGCAGTTACGTGCCGATATTTATAGAGATCGTAACTGGGCAATTGCTTTATGGGGGAATATGGCACACAATAAGAATAAAATCCTGAAAATTTCCGAATCTCAGAAGGCGTATAATGAACGTGTGGCTAACTTCTATAAAAAGGAATTGGAATATCAGGAACTTTACCATACTTCTCAGAAAGATGCTAACTATGCAATACCTATTCCTCAATATCAGGAAGGTCAGTCGCTGACCTCTATTTGGGCTGTTCGTTCTTTGGGTATTGATCCTACTACGGGAAAAGAGCTGTTTTTGAATAGAGATGGTTCTGTGACTGATAAATGGGATGCTGCTCAAGAGGTGGTAGTTGGTAATACGGAACCTAAGTTGAATGGTTCAATAGGTTTAAACGCTACCTATAAGAATTGGAGTCTATTTGCTGCTTTTCAGTATGAATTTGGTGGACAAGAGTATAACCAAACGTTGGTAGACCGTGTTGAGAATGCAGATATTGCCAATCGCAATGTCGATTTGCGTGTGCTGACTCAACGTTGGCAGAAGCCGGGGGATGTGGCAGAATTTAAAAACATTGCAGACAGCAAACTTACCACTTTGCCTTCGTCACGCTTTGTGCAAGATAATAAATATATCCGTCTAAGTGCCGTAACATTGAGTTACGATTTTGACCGTGAGTGGATTAAAAAGCATCTGCACATGAATATGTTACGTCTGGAAATGAGTTCCAGCGATTTCATTAATTGGCATTCTATTCGTCAGGAACGTGGTTTGAGTTATCCTAAATCCTGGAAGATAGATTTCTCGTTAAAAGCACAATTCTGATAATTAAGGAGAATAAAGAATATGAAAAGAATATATAGAACGATTGTTTTGTTAGGGGCGATGGTCACTCTAGGAACATCATGCAGTGATTGGTTGAACGTATATCCGTCCGATCAGATAAAAGAAGAGTTTTTGTTTGAAACAGGAGACGGATATCGTGCGGCATTAAATGGCATTTACCGTAAGATGGCTTCTTGGAGTATTTACGGTAGTAATTTGAAATGGGGACTTATAGATGCTTGGGGGCAGGTGTATGATATGGAACTGGCACCGATTGATGAGGGTGGACAGGCTATGAAACAAATAGAAAATCTGAAATTTACAGACCAACAGTTAACACCCACCACGGACAAAATGTGGAGTGACGCATGGAATGTGGTAGCCAACTGTAATGAATTGGCACAGCAGGCGGAACTGGCAGACAGTGCACTTTTTTACAGCGGGGAACTGGAGCGTAAGATGATTTTGGGAGAGGCAATAGGCTTGCGTGCATATATACAGTTCGACTTGTTGCGTGTATATACTCCTTCTCCTGCAATGAATCCGGGCAATCAGACTTTTATTCCTTATATAAATACCTATCCGGCTTATGTTAGTAATCGCGAGACGGTTTCTTATTGCTTGGAACAGATCATTAAAGATTTGAAAAGAGCGCAGGAGTTGTTGTGGGAAGTGGATAAAAGCGCCAATTGGAGGGATCGTTTCGAGGAAGGTAAAAATGATGAAACGTTATTTTGGGCATCTCGTGGGTTTCGTTTGAACTATTATGCCGTTACTGCCGAACTGGCTCGTGTATATTTGTATGCGGGTATGCCGGATGAGGCTTACAAGCAGGCTGAAATTATTATTCAACAAAACAGTCTTTTTGCTGCACTAACGGATGAAAAAGTTGCGTTGGAGGCACTAAGAGAAGGTAATGTGAAAATGTATGATGATATTATATTTGCTCTTTATTCTCCTAAAGATTTGATAGAATGGGATCGTTTGATAAATCACAAAAATGACAAGTCTGAGGGTAGTGATAAAAAGAGTTATTTTCTAGGTATAACTTCTGCTATTGCCAACGAACGTTATGGTAGTGATTTGAATACGGATTGGCGAATCCGTTACCAAATGGAGAAAAAAAATTATAACGATTATTGTTCAATGAAATATTATCAGCAGCCTGATAGTTATAAATATTCAGAAATAAATAATGTGATTGTTCCTATGTTCCGTATGTCGGAAGTTTATTATATTGCAGCTGAGGCTATCTATCAGACAGATTTGGATAAAGCAAAAGAGTATCTGAGAACTGTGAAAAAGAGTAGGGGAATTGATGCCGATTTGGAAAAAGTGACTGCATCTCAATTTATGACCATGCTTGTGAATGACGCTCAGAGAGAATTTTTTGGAGAAGGACAGACTTTCTTTATGTTCAAGCGATTGATGCGAACTATGAAAGGGAGAAAAGAGGTGCTGGCTACAAGAGAGAATATGGTATTGCCGTTACCCGAATCTGAAAGTGCAATTTAATTTTTAAAAGAGTTAGAAACCTATGAAAATGAAAAATATATTGTTGACGGGAATGATGGCATGCATAGGCATATCGCTGTTTTTCTCTTGTCAGGAGGAAGGACTTGTTCTCAATGGGAATGATGTTTCTTATATTAATTTTAATAAAGACTTGACGAAAGATACGACTCGAATCAGTTTTGAATTTTATCCTTTGGGAGAAGGTATGGATGTGAAAATTGCCGAAGTACCAATTGAAGTGGCTATCTTCGGTAAGATTCAAGATAAAGATTTGGAGTTTACCATTGCTATAGATGAGAAGATGTCTACTTTTCCTGCATCTCAATGTATTCTCCCTGAGAAGTGCGTCTTTAAAAGTGGACAATTATTAGATACTATTTATGTAAAACTGAAAAACTTTCCTGACTTAAAAACTACTACTAAATTTGTTGCTTTGAGAATAAATGCAGGAGACGAAGTTGGCGAAGGTATAGCCAACTATTCCAGAGCAATAATCGCAGTGACAGACCGTCTTGTAAAACCTGACTGGTGGGATTATAAAGACATCGAATATTATGGTGAGTATTATAGCTCAGTCGACTGGTATTATTTAGGTGACTATTCAGACACAAAATTCCGTATGTTTTTAGAAGTACTGCAAGAAAATGATGATGAACTGTTTGATGGCAAAGATAGAGTGAAGCTACGTAAATACTCTTTGTCGTTAAAGTATAAAGTAGCGGAAGAAAATGCGCGAAGAGGTCCTGACAATCCTTTGAGAGATGAGAAAGGCGTAATTATAGAAGTGCCTGTTGCCGGATAATTAAAAACTAAAGATAGTTATGAAGAAGATATTGACATATATATTCATTGGAGCAACCATGGCAAGTTTGTCCGGTTGCTTGGATAATGATAACAACTATAATTATAGTGAGGTTAATGAATTGGAGAAAAAGATAGGGATTACCGGAATGAAAGCAGAATATTTGCTTGCTTTTCAAGAAGAGGTAACTATAACTCCTTCCTTTGAGCTTACAATTGATAAAGAGAATCCCGATGTCTCTTATGAATGGAGGCTGGATGGTATATTATTGCCGGATGAAACGAATCCTTCTTGCACATTTAGCTTTGAACGTGGTGGTATGCACGAAGTTACTTATACGGTGATAGATAATAAAACCGGAATAAAATTCTCCAAAAGTTGTACGTTGAGAGTGCGTTCACCGTTTGCACGTGGTTGGTTGGTATTGAGTGAGGATGGTGCACGGAATTCCAGACTCTCTTTTGTTGGTGCTAGTTCTATTAATTATAAATTGACTGTGACTGATGGCACTACAGTGGCTGAAATTGATCGTGACTCACTTGTATATAATCAAGTTGTAGAGGATGTAATATCTGGATTAGGCTCTCATCCCAAGGGGCTACTTTTGAATGCCGGTTATCTGGGTGCTTATGGCGAGGTTCTTGAAATACCGGACGAAGTGATTGTGATGCAAGATCGTTGGGCAGAGTTAAATGGTATTACATTGGAACGTGAGGTTTACACTGATGAAGAGTTTAGAGGAGATTTGCCACAAAATTTTGATCCGGTGTCAGCTGCCATGACTTACTCTGCTAAGGCCTTATTAAATTCCGATGGATACATTTATTGGGCGAATATGGTTACTCACAAAGACTTTCATTCTTGTGGTTATACTTCTTTTCCGGTGGGTAAGAATAAAAAATTCAAAGGACTTTATCAGAGTTATAAAGTTAATAAATATCATGGAGCTATGCCTGTTCTCACGGAGGATAATGAGATTGCAGGTCTCATCGATGATGCAATTCCTGAATATGGGAATCCTGACGTACTGGAGATATCTGATTATAGTAGCCTAGTATATAGTGTACAAACAGGAGAAGACAAGGAGACACCTGTAGATGAAAGATATAAATTGGAAGATGGTTGGAAAATACTGGCTATGATGCCGGCGTCTTCAAATGATGCGGGCTATCAAGAAACCAGACCAGGCTGGGTAGCAATCATAAATAATGGTCCTCAGTATAAGTTATTATATTTTCAATGGAAATTGGCAAACCCTCGTTATTCTAGTAAGATTTCTACTATATCCTTTGAAGAATATGAACTCGATGGCTTGACCGGATTCACGGATATGGCAGTATTTAACAATAAAAAGTATGTGGTGATAGCTAATGGCAATGATTTGTATTATTTCCAGTATGGAGCAGGAAGTGAAGCCGTGTTGAAGAAGTTCCATACATTCAATTCTTCTGTGAAGTCATTGGCTGCGAATGATATTTATGTTTTTTATAATCGTTCATATCCTGTGGGCTGGCAACCGGAACATAACGGACAGTTGGGAGTAGCTTTGGAAGATAATACTTTTAGTATTTATGAAGTTTGGGAGACGGAAGATAGTAAAGCGGTGGCTACGGATGTCAAGATCGATCAACTTTTTCCGGATCCGGCAAATCCTGTAACTAATAACTTTGGTAAAATTGTGGATATTCATTATAAATATGGTTCTGTAGGAGAATTTCTTGAATTTAAATATTAGGAAAAGAATTACCAAAATACAACATGGGATATAAAATTGGAATACTTTTGGCCTTGTTTGTCGGAGGTTTGGTTACTGTAGCCAAACCTCAGCAATTGGCTAATTATGAACTTGTGGAGAAATTCAATGCTTTTACTGCGGGAGGAAAACTCTCTGAAAACAGTTTTGGGCTTCATCCCCGCGAGATTAACGATACAGATAATTTTTGGTTTGATTATCGGACGTCAGCTGGAAGATTTTATTATTATGTGACTCCAGATAAAGGAAAACAAGAATTGCTGTTCGACAACGATGAGATGGCAATGGCACTATCGGAATTGACGAGAGAGAGAGTCGATCCAAAGGGGCTAAGATTTTATGATTTCAAATTCTCTAAAGACCAGAAATCGTTTACCTTTGAACATGGAAACAAGGCCTATGAGTATAACCGCATCACCCGCAAATTGAAAGAAGTTGAGAAGGAGAATAAGAAAACAATGGATGAGTATGATTACCTCTATATGAATTACTCTCCCGATAAAAAGTATATCCTGTTTGCCAAGAATCATAATTTGTATGTGAAAGGAAACAAGGAATTGGGAGTGGACACTACCGAGGTGCAACTCACTTTTGACGGAATGCCTCTGTATACTTATGCGGATGAGAGAGATGGCTTTTATCCCGATAGGGAAATGTCTACCAATGCACGTTGGTGTAAAGACAGCCGCCATGTATATTTTGTGATGGAGGACGAACGGAAATTACAAGACTTTTGGGTAATTAATTCTCTCTCTGATAAGCCGGAACTTGTGAAATATAAATATGAATATCCTGGTGACAAGCACGTGACACAGAACGAACTGGTCATCATTGACGTAGTGGAGAAGACAGCCCGTAAAGCGAATGTTGGCAAGTGGCCCGACCAATACATAATGGTGTTTTCCACTTCTTCCAAAGGGGATTTGATTTTTTTTGAACGTACGAAGCGTACATGGGATGAAGTGGATGTATGCTCCGTGAATACTTCTACATTAGAAGTCAAAGAATTGATTCACGAAGTAGACAAGCCTTACCGTGATGTGCATGCTCGCAACGTGGAAGTGCTGAACGACGGAAAAGATATCCTGTTCCGTTCTGAGCGTACGGGTTGGGGACATTATTATCATTATGACGGAAATGGGAATTTGAAAAATACCATTACTTCCGGAGCTTGGGTGAGCGGGCATATTGTTGCTATCGACACATTAAAGCGTGAGATTTATTTCTATGGATATGGGGGTGATCCGAAGATGGATCCTTGTTATTATCAATTGTATAAATCTCATATAGACCGTGAAGGAGTCACTCGGATAACTAAGGAAGATGCTCAGCATCAAGTACACTTTTTAAAATCTCGACGCTATTTTATTGACTCGTTTTCGAGGGTGGATATGGAGCCACGGACACTACTGAAAGATAATACTGGCAAAGTGATTCTGGAGTTTCCCAAACCTGATTTGGCACAGGTATATGCTGAAGGTTGGAGAAAGCCCGAACGTTTTGTAGTGAAGGCTGCTGATAATGTTACAGACTTGTATGGGGTGATGTGGAAACCGTCAAACTTTGATCCGGAGAAGAAATATCCGATTGTCTCAATTGTTTATCCTGGTCCTTACTATGGTTTTGTGCCTACCAATTTCACTTTGGACAATAGTTATTGTACCCGTATGGCGCAACTTGGTTTTATTGTCATTACTGTAGGTCACAGAGGAGACACTCCTATGCGTGGAAAAGTATATCACCGTTATGGTTATAATCATATGCGAGACTATCCGCTTGCGGATGATAAATATGCTATTGAGCAACTAGCGCAATGTCATTCGTTTATTGATATTGATAGAGTAGGTATCTACGGGCACTCTGGCGGTGGACTTATGGCTGCGGCAGCTATTTGCACATATCCTGACTTTTACAAAGCAGCTGTTTCTTGTTCTGGAAATCATGATAACAATATCTATAATCGTGGATGGGGAGAATGCTACAACGGCGTGAAAGAAGTGGAAAAAGTAGTAAAAGATAGTTTGGGCAATGAGACAAAAGAGTATGAATACAAGTTCAGTGTGAAGTCGAATGCAGAGATTGCCAAGAATCTGAAAGGACACTTGATGCTTGTCACCGGAGATATGGATAAGAATGTGAATCCTGCACATACATATCGTATGGCTCAGGCTTTGATTGAAGCCGGAAAGGATTTTGATATGCTGGTGATTCCGGGTGCCGGTCATGGATATGGTTCTGCTGATAAGTATTTTGAAAAGAAAATGTACCGTTTCTTCGCTAAACATTTGCTGGGTGATACTCGTGCGGATTATTGGGGAGATATTAATCGCAACAAATAAGACAATAGATAAGATTTTATGAAAAACTCTCTCTTTAAATACATATGTCCGGTAGTTGTGTTATTTGTATGCAGCCTTGCCGGTGCACAGCAGAAAGCGAATTATAAGTTAGCGGAGAAATTCCGTTTGTTGGAACAAAATCCTATAATAAAGTATTCTACAGAAGTCAAGCCGACGTTTATCAATGATACGGACTGTTTCTATTATTCGTTTACTACACGTGAAGGAAAGAAGTATTATTATGTAAATCCGAAGAAAAAGGAAAAACGTCTGCTGTTTGATACGGATGAATTATTGAGCAAAATTGCGACATATACCAAGAAAGCTTATTCTTCGGCAGATCCATATCTGTCTTTCACTTTCATGAAGGATAATGAAACGATTCGTATTGATTTTGACCGTGGACTTTATACGTACAACATTCATACCAAGGTGTTGAAGCAACTTGATGAAAAATCATCCTACAGAAATAGTGATCCGTATTGGATGAAGTATTCTCCAGATAGTCTCTATTTTCTCTATGCAAGCAAGGATAACTTGTACTTCGTTGGAAATCAAAAGAAAGGGCAAGATACCATCCCTGTACAACTGACAATGGATGGTGAGCCGAACTATACATTTAACCGTGAAGACGAGGGTATGCTGAAAGGACGCTTCGGAGCTGAATCCGCTCATTGGATTCCGGGTAGCCATCGTTTTTATGCTGTTCGTGAGGATAACAGGAAAGTGCGTGATCTATGGTTAATCAATTCGTTGTCTACTCCATATCCGACACTGAAAACTTATAAAGCTGAACTGGCGGGAGATAAACATGTCACCCAATATGAATTATTAATTGGAGATATTGATACCCGTGAAGTGAAGAAAGTTGATATTAATCGCTGGCCTGATCAGTATATCGACGTATTATATATCTCGAAAGACGGGAAGCGTTTGTATTTCCAACGCTATAACCGTCCGTGGAACCAGTCGGATATCTGCGAAGTAGACACAGAAACCGGAAAAGTACGCGTAGTGATTCATGAAGAAAACAAACCGTATCTTGATTATCAGATGCGTAATGTCTCTTTCCTAAATGACGGAAAGGAAATCCTGTTCCGTTCCGAACGTAACGGTTGGGGACACTATTACCTGTATGACACGGCAACGGGAAATCTGAAGAACCAACTGACTGATGGAACATGGGTAGCCGGTCCGGTCACCAAGATTGATACTATCGGACGTAAGATGTATTTCTATGGTTATGGTCGTGAGAAAGGTATTGATCCTTATTACTACATTCTTTATGAAGCTCAACTGGATCGTCCGAATGCAGTCCGTTTGTTGACGCCGGAGAATGCGTCGCATGATGTCAGTATCTCTCCGTCTTACCGATATATGGTAGATTCTTATTCTACCGTTTCGCAGGAACCGGTGAATGTGGTTCGTAACCGGAATGGAAAGGTAATCATGACGTTGGAAAAGCCCGATTTGCAGCCTATCTATGAGATGGGATGGAAAGCACCGGAACGCTTTAAGGTAAAAGCCGCCGATGGAGTGACCGACTTGTATGGCGTGATGTGGAAACCTGCCGATTTTGACTCGACAAAGGTGTATCCTATCATTTCGAATGTTTATCCGGGACCGTTCTTTGAGTATGTGCCGACACGTTTCACGATTAACGATGTTTATAACACCCGCCTGGCTCAACTGGGATTCATTGTAATAACCGTAGGACATAGAGGTGGTACTCCGATGCGCGGAAAGGCTTATCATACCTACGGATACAACAATATGCGTGATTATCCGTTGGCGGATGATAAATATGCTATCGAGCAACTGGCTGCCCGTTATCCGTTTATTGATGCCACTAAAGTAGGTATTTACGGACATTCCGGTGGGGGATTTATGTCGGCTGCCGCCATTTGCACTTATCCTGATTTCTATTCGGCTGCCGTTTCATCGGCTGGTAATCATGACAACCGCATTTACAATAAAGGATTTGTAGAGATTCATTTCGGTGTGGATGAGAAGGTGAAAACGACTAAAGACAGTTTGGGAGTAGAAAGCACGACGTATGATTATAGTGTCCGCGTACGTCCGAATCAGGAGTTGGCAAAGAATTATAAGCACGGCTTGCTGCTGTTTACCGGTGCGATGGATAAGACTGTGAATCCGGCTAACACATTGCGTTTGGTGGATGCATTGATTAAGGCAGACAAGGATTTCGAGATGTTTGTATTGCCGAAATGTACACATGGATTCTTCGGTGAGTCCGAGGACTTCTTCGAACATAAGATGTGGCGTCATTTTGCCCGCTTGCTGTTGCATGACAACTCGGCGGATTCTGATGTCGATTTGAATAAGGATATGATTAAAGATGACAGGAGAAGATAAGATGAACCGGATATTTGTACATATAGGGATTATAGCGGGCTTGTTGCTGGGTGGAAGCCTGTCTGTTGAAGCTCAAAAGAGGCCGTTGGATATAGAAGCGTGTACATCTTGGAAACGTATTGATGCGCCGGATATTTCACCGACAGGCAGGTGGGTGACTTACCGTATATCGTTGATGGAATATAATCCGGATAGCAAGGAAGAAAAACCTCTGCATTTATTCGATTCCCGTACACGGAAGGAAATATTGCTGAATGGTAATATAGAGCGTCTGGAGTTTTATAATAACGATGAGGGAGCTTTTTATCGGCAGGCGGACTCAGCGGGAGTAATGAAGACGTTCTTGTTGTCATTGCCTTCGGGAGTAAAGGCCGAATGGAAACATAAAGAGGCTTTTCGCCCTGTAGAAGGGACTCCTTACTCAATCTCTGTAACTAACGTGCCGAAAGATACGGTGAATCATGTCCCGGCTTTTAACAGGCTGGTGGTACGTCATTTAAAGACAGAAGTTGCTTTTCATATTGACAGTATCGGCTATCATACATTGTATGACGGAGGACGTTCTATTCTTTTCATTCGTAAAAAATCAGACGGGAACGAGCTATGTTATGGTCCTTTAGCCGGTCCATATAAGACTCTTTATCAGAGTTCTGTAAAGAGTGAACCCTCTTCTTATAGTTTTAATGAAAAAGAGATGACCGGGGAGTTTAGCGTAAACGATTCTTTGTGGTATGCTTTCTCATTAAAGAAGCCGGGTTGTAACTTGCTTTTTGACCGGAAAGAGATTGTTTTGCCTGATGGCATGGCTGTCGGACGCGTTGACTTGTCTAAAAGCCATAATTTTCTGATGCTTGAGCTTCGGGACTCACAGCAGGTTTCCCGTAGAAAGGAAGAACCGGAGAAGAAACCGGACAAGAGCTTTGAATTGGAGTTGTGGACATGGAACGAAATGGAAGTTCCGACTTTACAAAGGGGCGGACGTTATAGGCAGGATAAGTCGGTGACGTATATTTATGATATTTCTTCTAAGAAGCTGACTGAAATTGCTCCATCTACCGTAGATTTACTCTTACCATCGGGAGCAGAGAATTTGGACTATGTGCTTTACACGGACGAATCTCCTTATAAGATGCAGCGTGAGTGGTTGGATCGGTTGCCGTTCGATGTATATTCGGTGAATGTGCATACGGGTGCAAAACAGTTGATCGGACGCAGTTATCGTACAGCCCCGAAATGGTCGGTGAATAGCAAGTGGGCGGTAATGTATGATCCGATAGCCCAAGTCTGGAATAAGTTTGCTGGAGCTACCGGTAAGGTTGTGAATATATCCGATGCTATCGGATATCCGATGTTCGTGGAAAGTTATGATAAACCGGCTCCTGCTCCCGCTTATGGAATAGCAGGGTGGACGGCTGACGGGAATAATGTGTTTCTTTACGATGCATATGACTGGTGGAAGGTTGATTTGACAGGAGAACGTCAGCCGGAGTGTCTGACTAAAGGGTATGGCCGTAAACATGGCAAATCTATTCGTAAAATGACGAGCAATATAGATAAGGATGTTTTTCAGAAAGACGAAACAGTTATGGTTAGCCTTTGGGATAAAGATACGATGGATGAGGGTGTCTATCAGCTTGACATGAAAGGACGTCTGAAGAAGCTGATGGAAGGGAATTATGTATATGCCATACACCGTTTCTCTGACAATCATAAGTATTGTGTTTGGAATCGTCAGAATATATCGGAATTTCGGGATTTGTGGTGGAGCAAGGCTGACTTTTCAAATCCGGTCAGAGTAACGAATGCCAACCCTCAACAAGCGGATTATAAATGGGGTACAGTCAAACTGGTGAAGTGGACTAATTACCAGAATAAGGAAAATAAGGGATTGCTTTACTTGCCTGAAGATTATGACTCCCAAAAAGAATATCCGGTGCTGGTGCAGTTTTATGAAACCCATTCCGGTGAGTTGAATATTTATCATGCACCCTTACTGAGCAGTGCGTTAGGAGATCCTGTATATTTTGCCAGCAATGGTTATATTGTGTTTATGCCGGACGTGCATTTCACGGTTGGGACTCCCGGCCAGAGTTGTTATGATGCTGTGGTTAGCGGAACAAAGTATCTGATAGAGCAGGGGATAGCGCATCCCGGGAAAATTGGTTTGCAGGGGCATAGCTGGTCTGGTTATCAAACATCATATTTGGTGACAAAGACTGATATTTTCACCTGTGCTAATATTGCGGCTCCCATCACCGATATGGTTACCGGCTATTTGGGAATCCGTAACGGAAGTGGATTGCCACGGTATTTTATGTACGAAGAGACACAGAGCCGGATGGGAAAGACTTTATGGGAAGCGAAAGATAAGTATTTGGCTAGTTCTGCAATCCTGGAAGCTGACAAGATACATACGCCTTTGTTGATATTACATAATGATCAGGATGAGGCCGTAGCGTATGAACAGGGACGTGCCTTGTATTTAGCAATGCGTCGTTTGCAGCGCCCGGCATGGTTGTTGAATTACAAAGGTGAAGGACATTTTGTGATGGGTAGAGGTGCTCAGAAAGACTGGACTATCCGGATGATGCAGTTCTTCGATTATTACCTGAAAGGAACCAAAGAGCCGCGTTGGATGAAAGAGGGCATTCATCTGAGAGAACGTGGCATTGACCAGAAATATGATTTACTAGAAAAATAAATAAAATGAAGAAACTATTAATTGCAGCTATGGTTCTGTCTTGCTTTGCATTCAGCAGCTACGGACAGGGTAAAGCGAAGAAACAAATTATTGGTAAATGGTGTAATCCTTATACCTATAAATCTACAGGTGAACTGAAAGGATTTGAGTTTAAAAAAAAGGGAAAATGCTCAGCTGTCAATATCCCTTCTTTGGATTTAAAAACCTGGAAGATTGATAAAGATGGTTATTTGATTATCGAAGGATTCAGCAAGGAAGATAATGGAGAAGTGGTGGCATATAAGACACGTGAATATATCGGAAAACTGACCACCGATT
The DNA window shown above is from Bacteroides faecium and carries:
- a CDS encoding alpha/beta hydrolase family protein, with amino-acid sequence MTGEDKMNRIFVHIGIIAGLLLGGSLSVEAQKRPLDIEACTSWKRIDAPDISPTGRWVTYRISLMEYNPDSKEEKPLHLFDSRTRKEILLNGNIERLEFYNNDEGAFYRQADSAGVMKTFLLSLPSGVKAEWKHKEAFRPVEGTPYSISVTNVPKDTVNHVPAFNRLVVRHLKTEVAFHIDSIGYHTLYDGGRSILFIRKKSDGNELCYGPLAGPYKTLYQSSVKSEPSSYSFNEKEMTGEFSVNDSLWYAFSLKKPGCNLLFDRKEIVLPDGMAVGRVDLSKSHNFLMLELRDSQQVSRRKEEPEKKPDKSFELELWTWNEMEVPTLQRGGRYRQDKSVTYIYDISSKKLTEIAPSTVDLLLPSGAENLDYVLYTDESPYKMQREWLDRLPFDVYSVNVHTGAKQLIGRSYRTAPKWSVNSKWAVMYDPIAQVWNKFAGATGKVVNISDAIGYPMFVESYDKPAPAPAYGIAGWTADGNNVFLYDAYDWWKVDLTGERQPECLTKGYGRKHGKSIRKMTSNIDKDVFQKDETVMVSLWDKDTMDEGVYQLDMKGRLKKLMEGNYVYAIHRFSDNHKYCVWNRQNISEFRDLWWSKADFSNPVRVTNANPQQADYKWGTVKLVKWTNYQNKENKGLLYLPEDYDSQKEYPVLVQFYETHSGELNIYHAPLLSSALGDPVYFASNGYIVFMPDVHFTVGTPGQSCYDAVVSGTKYLIEQGIAHPGKIGLQGHSWSGYQTSYLVTKTDIFTCANIAAPITDMVTGYLGIRNGSGLPRYFMYEETQSRMGKTLWEAKDKYLASSAILEADKIHTPLLILHNDQDEAVAYEQGRALYLAMRRLQRPAWLLNYKGEGHFVMGRGAQKDWTIRMMQFFDYYLKGTKEPRWMKEGIHLRERGIDQKYDLLEK
- a CDS encoding lipocalin family protein yields the protein MKKLLIAAMVLSCFAFSSYGQGKAKKQIIGKWCNPYTYKSTGELKGFEFKKKGKCSAVNIPSLDLKTWKIDKDGYLIIEGFSKEDNGEVVAYKTREYIGKLTTDSLELVVREGYPRLAFLYLNAKSIKKLVTPEVAPKEK